TCACTTGCTTTTGCCTTCGGCTTCCTCCGCACAATGCCTCGCAACATTGCACTTGCTTTCAGCTAACACTTCGCGTTATCAACGTGTGTTCGGGACTTGCACCCTATAGTAAAAGAACATGGATGGCGCACAACAAAAAAAGGTCTGCTGAGAACAGCAGACCTTTCGGTTATAAGTTAGTCAAATAATGACAGTGCTGTTCACTCATTAGAGTTCAGCCACCACACGTTATTTGAAATAATTTTCATTGAATTCTAAAGCAAAGATATAAAAGTTTTGAATTATGCAAACTAAACTTTAGAGCCGATTACCTTCATCAATCGCTGAACTTGTCCCTGCCAAAGTATTTCAAGTGAGTTCTTTTCATCTTCAGTTTCAGCAAAATCAGTAATAATGAGCGAGAGTTCTTCCGTGAGTTCGTTTTTCTCAATTCGGAATTCAAAATAGCTGTTGGGCGCACGATCTGTCCATTGAAAGCGGATGAATTTATTTTCTTTCAGCGAAAGCACACGCGCATCCTGTTTTGATCCTTCCCATAAAAACGAATACACGCTGCCGTTGATATTTACATCGTCAGAAAACCATTCAGACATTCCGCTTGGAGAAGTAATAAAATCATAAAGCAATGGCATGGAGGCATGAATAATATATTCAAGAATCAATTTATATTTTGGCTCTGCAAGTTTTAACTGCTTATCAAAAGCTTTCTGGTCTGTTGCCTGAGCAGGAATGTTTTGTCTCTCCTTCTCTTTTAATTTAAGTCTTGCTTTAGCCAGCGCTTTTGCCTTTGCTTTTGCCAGCGCCACTTCGTTAACTACGGGCGGAGGTTTTTCTTTCGGCTTTTCTTCCAGAATTTCTTTTGCAGGTGGCGCTTTTACTTTCGTCTCCTTCTTAGATTTTTTCTTTTTAACTTTCTCTTTCTTGATTTTTTTTTGCTTTACATTTTTTTTCCTTGCCGGATTTTTCTTCTTACGCTTCTTCACCTTTTTCTTAGCAACAACTTTCTTTTTCACCTTCTTGAGTTTTTTGCTCTTAGGTGCAAGTTTCTTTTTCTTTAACTTTTTCTTTTTAGCCATAACGAATCGTAAAGCGCGGGCAATGTATAAAAAAAACTTTAACAGCCAACAAAATCCGCTTTTTTCGGTAATTGATTTTAATATCTTTGCCACCCTTTGGCGAGGTAGCTCAGTTGGTAAGAGCACAGGATTCATAAGGCTGACACCGCGCCAGAAAGGGTAATAAAGTTCTTTAAAACGCTTGTGACGCATTTGGCGAGGTAGCTCAGTTGGTAAGAGCATTGGATTCATAACCCAAAGGTCGAGGGTTCGACTCCCTCCCTCGCTACGACTGGGTGAGAAAGTGGGTGAGATATTATTTTTCGCCTGCCTGCCTATTGCCTTCCAAAGCCCTTTCATCGTTCAATTGTTTTTGTTTGTTCCTTTTTGTTTTCCCGCACTTGTTCAAGCTCATTAGTCCGTTCCAATTTCTTAACATCCAACTCGGGAAATATTTCCGTGTTAGAAATTGCTTCCGCGATCATCTGCTTTCGTATATAATGTTTTTCCAAAATATCCTGCGATGCATGCCCCGTCAGAATCCGGCTGTTGCTGCCGACCGCCAAAGTCAGTCTCGAAATATATGTCTTCCTCAAATCAGAGAACTGGATGTCTTCATTTGGATATTTTTGCTTCCAAAAATGAGTGAACGACCTGCTGAGAATGTTCATTAATGTTTTGCGCTGAATAGTGCTTTCACCGGCAACAAGAAATTTTTCCGACTTTCGATTATTGTCATAATCCAACTGCTCGGACAACAGCGAACGAAGCTGGGGCGTTACCGGAATATATTGCTGCACTTCATTTTCCTTTTCGTAGCCTTTGATGCGATTTACTTTCAGGTTAGAACTTTGTATGACGCTGGGAATTCCGTTTTCATTTTCTTGTATGTCCGAATACTTCAGAGAAATCAGCGATTCCCTTCTCAATCCAGTCATCAGCGCAAGCAGGAATGTCTGTTTTAAAAATGAGTGCCAGTGATTTTTTTTCTCTCCTGTTCCTAATATTTGAATGGCGTTTTCAGGACTCATTGAATCAATCATTAAAAGCAATTTATTAACCTCAACTATATTTACTTCTGGGGTAACTTTCTTTTTCTTCACCTCAACGAATGGATTTTTTCCGTTCCAAATTTCCTGCTTTTTCAAATGATTAAATAAGGTGCGCATGGTCGTCATGTGCCGATTATATGTATTGTTAGCAAATCCCCTTTCTTTGACTAAATAATTATGAAAGACATTTACTACTCTGTCATTTACTTCACCTGCCATCGTAGTTTCCGGATTCATATTTATTTTTCTCAATGCTTCTTTGAAATAGGAAAATGTTCTGTCCGTATCCTTTATGTGGGCGGGTGATTTTGCCTGCTGTGAAAATTCATATTCTGATTCCCCCTTTAACACTTTTAGGTAGCTCTCCATGGCTTTTTCTATAAACTGCGGATTGGTTTTGCCTATGGTTTCTTTCCTGTTAATCATCTTGCCCACATCTTCATACCTGCCTTTTTTCACCAATTGATCGAAAAGAATGTGCAGGCGGGCTGCTTCATATGGGTCGTCCGTATCATAGATTTTCACTTTACGGATTTTTGTGCCGGGTACATATGAATACCCTTTGAACTTGTGAGTGCGCCCGTATTCACACTGTTGCAATTTTCCTCCCTCTGTGCAAAAATCCGTTACATTTCGCTGGCAATGCGAACAGAACACGGTTAAACCCTTCACGCGCAGGTCTTTTTTAAGAAACAATGGTTCGTTGCTTGCTCGCATCGTGCAGGATGATAACTCTTCGGCATAGTTTGTCCATATTGTCTGCGAGGAAATTTCGTGCTCATTTGCTGATTGTTTTTGAGAAGCAACCGACTGCTTATATTTTAAAAAGGAAATAATCGGAAAGTAATAGGCGTTTTCAAAATCTTCTTTTAAAAGGCAAAATCCTTTGCCTACCTTAAACATAGGAATCCCGCGCTGCGATATCCACACCTTCGTAGGGCGCAGGTCTTTATAGTTGAGTTGCTGGGCGGCTTGGTGTATGGAGATAAGTTCTAGCATTTCGAATCCGACACGTTCATTACTTTATTTTTTATCTCTACGTTTTTTCTCTTTGGAGTTTCTGAATGACCTATTTTCTTGGCTGACTTTGGCGGTGGAACTTCTTTGGAATGAGAAGACTCTACTCCCAGTTCATTCAGTGCGTGGAGAACTGCCAGCCTGAAAAATATTCCTGATAGAGGGAGTAATTCTTTTTTCATGGGGCTAAGATATTCATTCGTATAAAGAAAATCAATATATTCATTTACGATTTTCATTATAAAAGTTTACTTTTTCAGTCAACTTTTGAGTAAACTTTTCTTGTTGAAAATTTCTTTTATCGTCAAAACAAAATCAGGGTATTGCTCTGCTTTTTTTAATTTTCGTATTTCATACAATTCTTGTTTAATGCAATTCGGCTTAAGGGGCTTTCCATTCTTACTTATAAAATGCAAGGGCAAAAAAATTCTTAAATCATTTTTTCCTGATATGGCGCGGCAATCCAGTAATGTGTCAAAGACCCAGATAAGATTTTTAGTAGATTGTTTGCATTTGATCTGAGAAAAGGCCGGAATGCTTTTATAAAAGCGTGGAAAAAAGTTAGTCTGAAAATCTACTTCTTTGGACGTAATAAATTTCAACTTTACAAATACATCATACAAATCCATGATGTATTTTTTATCTGCTGTCCATTCAAAATTTGTGATTGACTGAGGTGGGGATGGAATAGATGATGGCTGTGACGAATATTCAGGATGAATAGCTGCCAATGCTTTTTCTTTCCATTGAGCAAAAAGAGAAATCCCTGTTTGATACAGGTCATCTATTTCTTGCTCTAAAGATTTATTTGACATTGGCGCATTTTGTTTTGTGCGCCTCAGGAATATTGATGGGTAAACCGGATAGAAAGATAGAATTCGGGAGTTTACTATTGACTCATATTTCTGTCTATGCTATACTAGCAAAGTTTCTGGATACCCTATATCCTGAGACTGCGATAGATTTTTCTGTTGCAGCCCCGCCATCTAATAAATGGACGGGGCAATTTTTTTTATTTTATATTTGCTTGTGAAACATTTTGTATTTAAACTCCCTTTATAGTTATATCTGTAAAATGTGACATAAATACTTTTTAAAGTTTATAAATATCAGATTGTAGGTAGGGTAAACAATACGTCATTATAATGAAACAAAAAGAAGCATGGGTTTTTGATTTGGCAATACGGGAACGTGGAAAAATATCTAATTATTTATTAGAAAGAATTCACGATGAGTTAAAATATAAAGTATTTGCTTTTTGCAGAAAAATCGCTGAGGATGTATTCTATTTTGATGATCCCGAAGAAATGGCTAAAGATTTATATCAACATGCGTGGATGAAATTTTACATGATTAAAGAGTTTTATATAAAAAGATATAAGACAGGAACTCATCTTAGACATGCAATAATAAAATGGCTTACCAAATCAGCATACGGGTATGCTGCTGATTTGCTTACTCGGAATCTTACTAAATCTTTTTCTTCTTTATCTTCTAACTATGATTTTTATGATAAAATAAGCAATACTCTTTCAACTGAATACAATATAAAAGAAGCAGAATCAGAAAAACAATCAGTGGTAAGAGATATATTGGATTCTTTGAATGAGCGTGAACTTGATATTGTAATTATTACGATACACTATAAACCACATAACATTCCCAAGGAAGAACGAGAAAAAATATGCAGTAAATATAATATAACAGAGGAAAATTTTAGGAAAATAAAGGAAAGGGTTATGAAAAAAATAGAAGAAAAGATTAAATCTTTAATCAAATTATATCAGCAATGAAAAAAAAGAATAAACTTCTTACGCGCCTTAATGAAATTGAAAAAATATTATCATTATCTGATGATAAATTTGAAAAAGTTCTTGATTCTCTTGAGGAGAAGTACAAAGAGAAAATAACAAATGATTTGAAAAATATTAATTTCAGATATATTCTTAAAACGGCAGAAAAGATTAGAAGAGCAAAACGATTGGGACTCTTATCAAAATCCAAACATCCCAAACAATAATTTGTTTTAATTACGCTGTATATGATAATCACCTTGACACAAAACTTTTCTACTGTCTGATAATTCTGATTATTGACTCTTCTTTGATTCAGAGCTTACATGGTATCTAAGGGTCGCAAATTTTTTCTGTAAGGAAGAAAAGCGAACCCCAGCGCGAGAGCCCGCCTGAAGTTTACTTCAGCGGGCTTTTCTTTTTCCGCTATGGACATATTTTATTTTATGCTCTCTGCCATGCATCGCACTTGCCTGCTTTAACACCGCACGCTATCATCGCACAGGAATTTTAAAACTGTTCTTTATGGAAACAAAAATTGTTATTGGAGCCGCGCGGAGGCGGAAGCAAAAAGTGTATTACGGCAATTACGGTTATAATGGCGGATACTTTCATCCCCTTATCCGCATTGCCGGAAAGTTTCTCAAGGACTTTGATTTTAACGTGGGAGACCAGATAGAAGTCAACGTAACGATGGGACAGATCACCATCAGCAAATTGGGGAATAATGATTCGCCTCCTAAAAGCGATTAAACGCCCGATGTTAAAAGCATCAGGCGTTTTTTTAACCATTCGCTTGACTGTGCTTTTCATCGGAGTTATGCTCTTCCACAAAACCGTTCATTAAAAATCAAACACTATGAAAAAAGACAAATTGAACAAATCAGAAAAAACAAAAACGCTCACCGCCCGTGGTGCCGCGCAGGATTTCATCCGCCCGTTTGTGATGAAAGGCGACATCCTGCCGCTGCATCCTTCTTTTAAACTCCGTCATGACACGGAAAATTACTCCGCTCATATCGAAGGAGAAAATGTAGTCCTGACAAGACTACAAGGAATTGCCGTCAAAGAGGAATTTTCTGTGAGCGACATCATGCGCGACATCGCTATGGAGGATTTATACAGCAAAGGCATAGCGGACATAACTGCCGCAACAGCAAAAGAAGCTTATGAAAAGAGATTAAAAGAAGTTCAGTTTTTGCTCAAGCAATTAAATATGAAATTTAAAAACCACAAAGTAATATTTAAGAAAAACCCTTTGAACTGGGGATATGTCGGTGATTTGACGCGCATCAGCAAAGAACTGAAGGAACTTATTTCCTTTATGCAGTAATGTTTTGATTTTCTTACACAAAAGCCGCCACTATGCGCGGCTTTTTCTTTTTCCTGCTGGACAATTTCCTTTTTCTGCTCTATGCCATTCTTACGACTGGACTCCTACAAAGCCCAGAGCTATGATGCATGGAAATAACAGTTCATTCAAAAATCAATAACACTAAAACCCATGCATCATGGAAACAAAAACATCAAATGAAAAAAAGGAGCAAGCTGCCTCTGCCACTGACTACAGCAGTCTTTTTATCTTAAAAGGTAAATCCCTGCAGGTAAAAATCAACGGACAGCCGATTGACAATCCTGTTCCGAAAAAGTTTCAATCGGAAAAAGAACTTGAGGAATTGGTGAAGCAAAACGGAAAAGTTCTTTTCGGGGAAAACGTAATCGTTCTTGACGGCAAAAAAATCATGCCGGAATTCTTGGAAAGTTATGCTCTTCCTGCTTTCCTTATTGACATCAGGGATGCGGAGAAACCTAAACTCTACGTTGTGGAAGTATTGCATTCCAAACAAAACTTCGGGGCATTCTGCATGCGGATGACAAGCATATTCTCGCTTTTCAGGAATCAGGATAATCGCATCCAGCTTATGAACGAAGTGGAATCTGTTATCGATAAAAGCAAGTCCATTCGTAAGGAATTAGGCAACAATGAAAACAACATTGTTAAACTGCTTGAGGCAATTATCGGGCGCGCGCCAGACATTCTGCTCATTATTGAAGGCGCGAGACCAGAACTTGCCGGATTCAGGGAAACCTATGCCGAATGGCAGGCGGTCAAGCCCATCCATATCAAAAAGTTTTCCAACAAAGGAGAAACCATCATCACCATGTATCCCGGCTTTGCCGAGATTCAGAACAGAAAAACGAAAA
The Bacteroidota bacterium DNA segment above includes these coding regions:
- a CDS encoding tyrosine-type recombinase/integrase; translated protein: MLELISIHQAAQQLNYKDLRPTKVWISQRGIPMFKVGKGFCLLKEDFENAYYFPIISFLKYKQSVASQKQSANEHEISSQTIWTNYAEELSSCTMRASNEPLFLKKDLRVKGLTVFCSHCQRNVTDFCTEGGKLQQCEYGRTHKFKGYSYVPGTKIRKVKIYDTDDPYEAARLHILFDQLVKKGRYEDVGKMINRKETIGKTNPQFIEKAMESYLKVLKGESEYEFSQQAKSPAHIKDTDRTFSYFKEALRKINMNPETTMAGEVNDRVVNVFHNYLVKERGFANNTYNRHMTTMRTLFNHLKKQEIWNGKNPFVEVKKKKVTPEVNIVEVNKLLLMIDSMSPENAIQILGTGEKKNHWHSFLKQTFLLALMTGLRRESLISLKYSDIQENENGIPSVIQSSNLKVNRIKGYEKENEVQQYIPVTPQLRSLLSEQLDYDNNRKSEKFLVAGESTIQRKTLMNILSRSFTHFWKQKYPNEDIQFSDLRKTYISRLTLAVGSNSRILTGHASQDILEKHYIRKQMIAEAISNTEIFPELDVKKLERTNELEQVRENKKEQTKTIER
- a CDS encoding sigma-70 family RNA polymerase sigma factor; this encodes MKQKEAWVFDLAIRERGKISNYLLERIHDELKYKVFAFCRKIAEDVFYFDDPEEMAKDLYQHAWMKFYMIKEFYIKRYKTGTHLRHAIIKWLTKSAYGYAADLLTRNLTKSFSSLSSNYDFYDKISNTLSTEYNIKEAESEKQSVVRDILDSLNERELDIVIITIHYKPHNIPKEEREKICSKYNITEENFRKIKERVMKKIEEKIKSLIKLYQQ